A stretch of the Streptosporangium sp. NBC_01755 genome encodes the following:
- a CDS encoding acetyl-CoA carboxylase biotin carboxylase subunit — MISSLLIANRGEIALRIARACRELGIRTVMVYSTADRDSPALRLADQLVRIGPAAAKRSYLYPPAILEAALGAGVEAVHPGYGFLSEDADFAEMCEAEGLTFVGPPPPVIASLGDKTRARKLATGAGLPVLPGSAGTLSIAQAAKDVADEIGYPVIIKAAAGGGGRGMAVVRDPLDFLRAFTETRASAQAVFGDGRVYVEKYVDTARHVEVQILADLHGNIVSLGERDCSIQRRRQKLIEESPAPGLPAELTARIGEAAVACARAAGYVGAGTFEFLVDAGGGFFFIEANCRIQVEHPVTEMVTGIDLVREQLLIASGRPLSFGQGDIAPRGVSIECRVNTEDPTRGFLPTPGRIEEFVPPGGPFTRVDTHGANGVSVSADYDSLLAKVIVWAPDRDQAIVRMERALSEFRITGRGVCTTIGFLREILADTLFLEARHHTSRVDDMVSLRS; from the coding sequence GTGATCTCGTCGCTTCTCATCGCCAACCGGGGCGAGATCGCGCTGCGGATCGCCCGCGCCTGCCGTGAGCTGGGCATCCGAACGGTCATGGTCTACTCGACGGCCGATCGCGACTCGCCGGCGCTGCGGCTGGCCGACCAGCTGGTGCGGATCGGACCGGCCGCGGCGAAGCGGAGCTACCTCTACCCACCGGCGATCCTTGAGGCCGCGCTGGGCGCCGGGGTGGAAGCAGTCCACCCGGGTTACGGCTTCCTCTCCGAGGACGCGGACTTCGCGGAGATGTGCGAGGCGGAGGGGTTGACCTTCGTCGGACCGCCGCCGCCGGTCATCGCCTCCCTGGGGGACAAGACGCGGGCGCGAAAGCTCGCCACCGGGGCCGGGCTGCCCGTCCTCCCCGGGAGCGCCGGCACGCTCTCCATCGCGCAGGCGGCCAAGGACGTCGCCGACGAGATCGGCTACCCCGTCATCATCAAGGCCGCGGCGGGCGGCGGCGGACGCGGTATGGCGGTGGTCCGCGATCCGCTGGACTTCTTGCGAGCCTTCACCGAGACCCGGGCGAGTGCCCAGGCGGTGTTCGGCGACGGGCGGGTCTACGTCGAGAAGTACGTCGACACCGCACGGCACGTCGAGGTCCAGATCCTGGCCGATCTCCACGGCAACATCGTGAGCCTCGGGGAACGTGACTGCTCCATCCAGCGGCGCAGGCAGAAGCTGATCGAGGAATCACCGGCGCCCGGGCTCCCCGCGGAGCTCACCGCGCGGATCGGAGAGGCCGCCGTCGCCTGTGCCCGCGCCGCGGGCTACGTGGGTGCCGGCACGTTCGAGTTCCTCGTGGACGCCGGGGGCGGTTTCTTCTTCATCGAGGCCAACTGCCGGATCCAGGTGGAGCATCCGGTGACCGAGATGGTCACCGGCATCGACCTGGTCAGGGAGCAGCTCCTGATCGCCTCCGGCAGGCCTCTCTCCTTTGGCCAGGGGGACATCGCCCCGCGCGGGGTGTCCATCGAGTGCCGGGTGAACACCGAGGATCCCACTCGTGGATTCCTGCCGACGCCGGGACGCATCGAGGAGTTCGTACCGCCCGGCGGGCCGTTCACCCGGGTCGACACCCACGGAGCCAACGGCGTCTCGGTGAGCGCCGACTACGACTCCCTGCTGGCGAAGGTCATCGTCTGGGCACCCGACCGTGATCAGGCGATCGTCCGGATGGAACGCGCGCTGAGCGAGTTCCGCATCACCGGGCGGGGGGTGTGCACCACGATCGGGTTCCTGCGGGAGATACTGGCCGACACGCTGTTCCTCGAGGCGAGGCACCACACGTCGCGGGTGGACGACATGGTCTCTCTCCGGTCGTGA
- a CDS encoding AfsR/SARP family transcriptional regulator produces MRFQVLGTLEIQDGPQRIAPSAPKQRSVLALLLSSANEVTPTEVLMEELWEGRPPTSAQTTLQTYVYQLRKLLSRGAVTADSPRLVTKHGGYLLTVGDGGLDAVEFEGFVDVAGESLKADDVERASSAARRALDLWHGQALADVVTGPRLDIYRTRLEELHVHAVKLKIETQMRMGQHHELIGELKELASVYPLDEWFHLQLMEALSRAGRRHEALEVYHRLRYLLREELGLEPGFEMQELQQDVLAANHPRSGRPRHSVACAAGRP; encoded by the coding sequence ATGCGCTTTCAGGTGCTGGGAACTCTGGAGATACAGGACGGTCCACAGCGGATCGCGCCAAGCGCGCCGAAACAACGGAGCGTGCTCGCACTGCTGCTCTCCTCCGCCAACGAGGTCACTCCGACGGAAGTGCTGATGGAGGAGCTCTGGGAGGGGCGCCCGCCGACGAGCGCGCAGACGACCCTGCAGACCTACGTCTACCAACTGCGAAAACTGCTCTCCCGCGGTGCCGTCACGGCGGATTCTCCGCGGCTCGTCACCAAGCACGGCGGCTATCTGCTCACCGTCGGGGATGGGGGCCTCGACGCCGTGGAGTTCGAGGGTTTCGTCGACGTCGCCGGTGAGAGCCTCAAGGCGGATGACGTCGAACGTGCGTCGTCGGCGGCCCGCCGGGCGCTCGATCTCTGGCATGGACAGGCGCTCGCCGATGTGGTCACCGGGCCACGCCTGGACATCTACCGGACCCGGCTGGAGGAGCTTCACGTCCACGCCGTCAAACTAAAGATCGAAACACAGATGAGGATGGGACAGCACCATGAGCTGATCGGCGAGCTCAAGGAGCTCGCCAGCGTCTACCCGCTCGACGAGTGGTTCCACCTCCAGCTCATGGAGGCGCTCTCGCGCGCCGGCCGCCGCCATGAGGCACTGGAGGTCTACCACCGCCTGCGGTATCTCCTCCGGGAGGAGCTCGGGCTGGAACCCGGCTTCGAGATGCAGGAGCTCCAGCAGGACGTACTGGCCGCCAACCACCCGAGGAGCGGGCGGCCGAGGCACAGCGTCGCCTGCGCGGCCGGCCGGCCTTAA
- a CDS encoding peptide MFS transporter translates to MTATFDASKTRTQPRWFTTLFLTDMWERFSFFGMQAILILFAVAPESQGGLGLPQPTAVALYGAYVGLLFVLSMPGGWLGDRVLGEQRATLYGGIVIALGHYMMLLPARVTAYLGLVMIAAGTGMLKPNMLALLGRFYGPDERGKREAALAVFYIGIQISALLAPLVTGFLGERVDWHIGFGAAGLGMTFGVIQYAVGVRKFGDTGRRPAHPVSTGELRTVTRRIAVAAAVLAVLLAADILAGTFTIIHVIAALGLVTLVSPFVYFSTLTRRTRLGHAERRRLSAFRWVLLAAALFWMFVIQAGSTLSLFAQQRTSRTVGDFLIPASWFQSAIPLFILVTAPVFAWLWLRGGGRTGVAVKISLGHGIVGAGFVVMSLSTVVAAEGGQVSPLWLLFVLFTLACGEVILGPTTLSAAVDLAPAAFTGRTMALYWMFAGVGGGLGSLLGRLAGGEPRPVYYLGLSLLALVTAAGFALARRRLAEAMAPSVPESAPSLPSG, encoded by the coding sequence ATGACCGCGACTTTCGATGCCTCGAAGACACGGACCCAGCCTCGCTGGTTCACCACCCTGTTCCTGACCGACATGTGGGAGCGGTTCAGCTTCTTCGGCATGCAGGCCATCCTGATCCTGTTCGCCGTGGCTCCCGAGAGTCAGGGCGGGCTGGGCCTGCCGCAGCCCACCGCGGTCGCGCTGTACGGGGCCTACGTCGGGCTTCTCTTCGTGCTGTCCATGCCGGGAGGCTGGCTCGGCGACCGGGTTCTCGGCGAGCAGCGGGCGACGCTCTACGGGGGGATCGTCATCGCGCTCGGCCACTACATGATGCTCCTTCCGGCCCGGGTCACCGCCTATCTCGGGCTCGTGATGATCGCGGCCGGCACCGGGATGCTGAAGCCGAACATGCTCGCGTTGCTCGGCCGCTTCTACGGTCCCGACGAGAGAGGCAAGCGCGAGGCAGCCCTCGCCGTCTTCTACATCGGCATCCAGATCAGCGCGCTCCTGGCGCCACTGGTCACCGGATTCCTCGGTGAACGGGTGGACTGGCACATCGGTTTCGGCGCCGCCGGTCTCGGTATGACGTTCGGGGTCATCCAGTACGCCGTGGGCGTCAGGAAGTTCGGAGACACCGGCCGCCGGCCCGCGCACCCGGTGAGCACCGGCGAACTGCGCACCGTGACGAGGAGGATCGCCGTCGCCGCGGCGGTCCTCGCCGTGCTCCTCGCCGCCGACATCCTGGCGGGCACCTTCACGATCATTCACGTGATCGCGGCCTTGGGCCTCGTGACCCTGGTCTCGCCGTTCGTGTACTTCTCGACGTTGACCCGGCGGACCCGGCTCGGCCACGCCGAGCGCCGGCGGCTGTCCGCCTTCCGCTGGGTGCTGCTCGCCGCGGCGCTGTTCTGGATGTTCGTCATCCAGGCGGGTTCGACGCTCAGCCTGTTCGCCCAGCAGCGCACCTCGCGCACGGTGGGTGACTTCCTGATTCCGGCGAGCTGGTTCCAGTCGGCGATCCCCCTTTTCATCCTCGTCACCGCTCCGGTCTTCGCGTGGTTGTGGCTGCGCGGCGGCGGCCGTACCGGGGTGGCTGTCAAGATCAGCCTTGGGCACGGGATCGTGGGCGCCGGCTTCGTCGTGATGAGCCTGTCGACGGTGGTCGCGGCGGAGGGGGGCCAGGTATCCCCGCTGTGGCTGCTGTTCGTCCTGTTCACCCTGGCCTGCGGCGAGGTGATCCTCGGCCCGACGACACTCAGCGCGGCCGTGGACCTCGCCCCCGCGGCGTTCACCGGCCGGACGATGGCCCTCTACTGGATGTTCGCGGGAGTCGGTGGAGGGCTCGGCAGCCTGCTGGGGCGTCTGGCCGGAGGGGAACCGCGGCCCGTCTACTACCTCGGTCTCTCCCTGCTCGCCCTGGTCACCGCCGCGGGGTTCGCGCTCGCCCGCCGGCGACTGGCCGAGGCCATGGCGCCGTCCGTACCGGAGTCGGCACCGTCCCTCCCCAGTGGCTGA
- a CDS encoding TcmI family type II polyketide cyclase, with protein MERILVVARMRPSAETEVAHLFAESDHTELPELGGAVSRSLFSFHGLYFQLMEVRENAQHTMGQIRQHPEFLRLSESLTRFVEPYDPQTWRSPRDAMAREFYRWEAGVGVIPRPAL; from the coding sequence ATGGAACGAATCCTGGTCGTCGCACGAATGCGGCCGTCCGCGGAGACGGAGGTCGCCCACCTGTTCGCCGAATCGGACCACACCGAACTGCCCGAGCTCGGTGGCGCCGTCAGTCGCAGCCTGTTCTCATTCCACGGCCTGTACTTCCAGCTCATGGAGGTGCGGGAGAACGCGCAGCACACGATGGGTCAGATACGTCAGCACCCCGAGTTCCTGCGTCTCAGCGAGAGCCTGACGCGGTTCGTCGAACCGTACGACCCCCAGACCTGGCGCTCGCCGCGTGACGCGATGGCCAGGGAGTTCTACCGGTGGGAGGCCGGGGTGGGAGTGATCCCCAGGCCGGCTCTGTGA
- a CDS encoding class I SAM-dependent methyltransferase: MNKKTISRESLLGMMQAYKTTSLLRTGVSMGVFDCLAEGPVDAETAAGRLGSHPRGMRILLNALAAVGLVEERAGRFELPAGAEEFLVNKSPGYLGDMVRIMASDWEWDSLKRLDEAVRHGGTVMEVHAETPGYGYWEDFAAYATVVARPTAEVAAEALAPWAKDREKLDVLDVACGHGMYGLTLAQHNPQARVWALDWPNVLPLTEQHAERMGVLDRLHRLPGDMFEVPLGGPYDVVLVTNVLHHFSEERAGELLSRLAPVVKPDGKIVLVGFTLGDESPAEDPAPHLFSILMLSWTFEGEVHSIPAYDRMLAAAGFTGGRRYDVPGLAFRVLIADKLP, translated from the coding sequence ATGAACAAGAAAACGATCAGCCGCGAATCGCTACTCGGCATGATGCAGGCGTACAAGACGACGAGCCTCCTGCGGACGGGCGTGTCGATGGGCGTGTTCGACTGCCTGGCGGAGGGACCGGTGGACGCCGAGACGGCTGCGGGCCGTCTGGGCAGTCACCCACGCGGCATGCGGATCCTGCTGAACGCCCTCGCCGCGGTGGGCCTCGTGGAGGAGAGGGCGGGCCGGTTCGAGCTGCCTGCCGGAGCGGAGGAGTTCCTGGTGAACAAGAGCCCCGGCTACCTCGGGGACATGGTCCGGATCATGGCCAGTGACTGGGAGTGGGACTCGCTCAAGAGGCTGGACGAGGCCGTGCGGCACGGCGGGACGGTCATGGAGGTGCACGCCGAGACTCCCGGATACGGGTACTGGGAGGACTTCGCGGCCTACGCGACGGTGGTGGCCCGCCCCACGGCCGAGGTCGCGGCGGAGGCACTGGCGCCGTGGGCCAAGGATCGGGAAAAGCTGGACGTACTGGACGTGGCGTGCGGCCACGGGATGTACGGGCTGACCCTGGCGCAACACAATCCGCAGGCGCGGGTCTGGGCGCTCGACTGGCCCAACGTTCTCCCGCTGACCGAGCAGCACGCGGAGCGGATGGGGGTCCTAGACCGGCTGCACCGGCTGCCCGGCGACATGTTCGAGGTGCCCCTCGGCGGTCCCTACGATGTCGTCCTCGTCACCAACGTCCTCCATCACTTCTCCGAGGAACGAGCCGGCGAACTGCTCAGCAGGCTGGCCCCCGTGGTCAAGCCGGACGGCAAGATCGTGCTGGTGGGCTTCACCCTGGGAGACGAGAGCCCCGCCGAGGATCCGGCGCCGCACCTGTTCTCGATCCTCATGCTGTCCTGGACGTTCGAGGGTGAGGTGCACTCGATCCCCGCCTACGACCGCATGCTGGCCGCAGCGGGCTTCACCGGCGGCCGGCGATACGACGTTCCCGGCCTGGCGTTCCGGGTCCTGATCGCCGACAAGCTCCCCTGA
- a CDS encoding glycosyltransferase encodes MGWPDLPAGTRSHDPLFPHMVDERRSLRILLGTDTYPPDMNGTARSVQRLASELVMRGHEVHVVCQSDHGPPRVESVDGVRIHRLRSVPVFGRPMARVTAPVWSRGTVERVIGRIAPDVVHVQGHLIVGRTVLGAALRSGIPVVATGHVAPDRLFRRRGVPARVRAVAADLAWHDLARVFNGADHVTVPTAIAADLFRGRGLTRPVEPVVHGVDPSRFRPRERAKASVRRELGLPERATALYVGRLGADRRLEDLVRALPYVCRRTDAQVVLAGAGLQRPRLERLADEVGVADRLCFLSPVTERDLHLTYASADVFAVPGVAGLQSVATLEAMASGLPVVAAVADALAHLVRSGSTGYLYRPGDVAALARHLTCVLTDPCRRATMGGVCRAIAVTHDHLRSLARFEEIYASLAQASRRRLAGERAG; translated from the coding sequence ATGGGCTGGCCGGACCTCCCCGCCGGAACACGCTCTCACGACCCCCTCTTTCCGCACATGGTGGACGAGCGCCGCTCGTTGCGGATACTCCTGGGCACCGACACCTATCCTCCCGACATGAACGGCACGGCGCGTTCCGTACAGCGGCTCGCCTCCGAACTGGTCATGCGCGGTCACGAGGTCCATGTCGTGTGCCAGTCCGACCACGGGCCGCCCCGGGTGGAGAGCGTGGACGGTGTGCGGATCCATCGGCTCCGGTCGGTGCCGGTGTTCGGGAGACCCATGGCGCGGGTCACGGCACCGGTCTGGTCGCGGGGAACCGTCGAGAGGGTGATCGGGCGGATCGCCCCCGACGTGGTCCACGTCCAGGGGCACCTCATCGTCGGGCGTACGGTGCTCGGGGCCGCACTCCGGAGCGGCATCCCGGTGGTCGCCACCGGGCACGTCGCACCGGATCGCCTGTTCCGCCGACGCGGGGTGCCCGCGCGGGTGCGGGCCGTGGCCGCGGACCTCGCGTGGCACGATCTCGCCCGGGTGTTCAACGGCGCCGACCACGTCACGGTGCCCACTGCGATCGCCGCCGACCTGTTCAGGGGCAGGGGTCTCACCCGCCCGGTCGAGCCGGTGGTCCACGGCGTGGATCCCAGTCGCTTCCGCCCCCGTGAGCGGGCCAAGGCATCGGTCCGCAGGGAGCTCGGCCTCCCCGAGCGCGCCACCGCGCTGTACGTCGGCCGGCTCGGTGCGGACAGGAGGCTGGAGGACCTGGTCCGCGCCCTGCCGTACGTCTGCCGTCGGACCGACGCGCAGGTCGTGCTGGCCGGTGCCGGACTCCAGCGGCCACGGCTGGAACGGCTGGCCGACGAGGTCGGGGTGGCCGATCGCCTGTGCTTTCTGAGCCCGGTGACGGAGAGGGACCTCCATCTCACCTATGCCTCGGCCGACGTCTTCGCCGTCCCGGGCGTGGCCGGGCTGCAGAGCGTCGCCACCCTTGAGGCGATGGCCAGTGGTCTTCCCGTCGTCGCCGCCGTCGCGGACGCGCTCGCCCACCTCGTGCGATCGGGCAGCACCGGTTACCTGTACAGGCCGGGGGACGTGGCCGCCCTCGCGCGTCATCTGACGTGTGTCCTGACCGATCCCTGCCGGAGAGCCACGATGGGCGGCGTCTGCCGCGCCATCGCGGTCACTCATGACCATCTCCGCTCGCTCGCCAGGTTCGAGGAGATCTACGCCTCCCTGGCCCAGGCGAGCCGACGGCGGCTCGCTGGAGAGCGGGCGGGGTGA
- a CDS encoding AfsR/SARP family transcriptional regulator, whose product MGQALQFGILGPLDVRRGNQSLTVNAKKQRVILATLLLSANRIVLADELMERLWQDRFPRDARASLQTHLARLRRTLGDGHEDTRMIHTSPGGYLIKVDTEHLDLLRYRSLLDRASRAESAGEPEEEARLLHEALALWRGPALADIASDSLLREEVPQLTEEWFKTLHRRFDVELMLGNHAEIVADLHRLMLRHPMRERLCGQLMIALFRCGRQVEALKAYASVATLLRNEYGLDVGDELTRLHRAVLTGDSALEAESSRRKDINKMPEGHRPWATPRQLPVGVADFVGRADILERIDTSLREEQPDGMTIVTVTGPPGVGKSAMAVQLAHRVRDRFPGGQLFARLGRGGERRDPSEVLAELLEATGVSRPVIPAGQEQRAAMFRSRLADRRVLLLLDDVTDVEQVQPLLPGMPGCAVIITSRYMLSALAGAVSTHLGNLTEPESVEMLERLVGERRIRQEGKAAARITTACGHLPLALRIVGAKLSMQPLVSLTSFADRLRDRNRRLDELKVGGLDMRRSLRQSYIVLDPPARAAFRQLGLVPDAEVAPWAMAALTGGDERLTDQLIEANLLEPVGLNAMDDPTYRLHPLSALYATELAEQDPSSVTVALRRYIDTLLELAARASRQLPHAVGQLPLEPLSGGWLLPHDAGRVEAQPWKWLVTERDRLLSAITHCCRYRWHDRAARLAEIVIPLAKHRDDLAKLIQVSIMVRNVSWANGDQRTGWRAEHGRAMLLFRQGRVGEARRLLTQCVSAFERLEALRELPFSLAMLAHTCALQQAADEALKLAEQAHELARSSPAAHAEILTSGVIADIMLATEREEEARSILDRMLARARELRETRFEAVTLNALGRCHLQEGDLPAAILLTEEAQALAEVGDRYGRARPLELISAAELARERHGEAMRFAENSRRVFARLGDARGEAELACLEARIHLAAGRPRDAIALLVPSLSRLDELGAYREQENGARVLARAHAALGDHQAWCHVSGQVDGHSGAA is encoded by the coding sequence ATGGGACAAGCGCTACAGTTCGGGATCCTGGGACCGCTGGACGTGCGGCGCGGCAATCAGTCACTCACCGTTAACGCAAAAAAGCAGAGGGTCATTCTCGCCACGCTTCTCCTGTCCGCGAACCGGATCGTTCTGGCGGACGAGCTCATGGAACGGCTCTGGCAGGACCGGTTTCCACGCGACGCGCGCGCGTCATTGCAGACCCACCTCGCACGGCTGCGCCGTACGCTGGGCGACGGTCACGAAGACACGAGGATGATCCACACCAGTCCCGGCGGCTATCTCATCAAGGTCGACACCGAACACCTCGACCTTCTGCGCTACCGAAGCCTGCTCGACCGGGCATCCCGGGCCGAGTCCGCCGGTGAGCCGGAGGAGGAGGCCCGGCTGCTGCATGAGGCGCTGGCACTGTGGCGGGGGCCCGCCCTGGCCGACATCGCCTCGGACTCTCTCCTCCGTGAGGAGGTGCCGCAGCTCACCGAGGAGTGGTTCAAGACTCTCCATCGGCGTTTCGACGTCGAACTCATGCTGGGCAACCACGCCGAGATCGTCGCGGACCTGCACAGGCTCATGCTCAGGCATCCGATGCGCGAGCGGTTGTGCGGCCAGCTCATGATCGCGCTGTTCCGCTGTGGCCGACAGGTCGAGGCACTGAAGGCGTACGCCTCGGTCGCCACCCTCCTGCGGAACGAGTACGGGCTTGATGTCGGGGACGAACTGACCCGCCTGCACCGCGCGGTGCTGACCGGGGATTCGGCCCTGGAGGCCGAGTCCAGCCGGCGCAAGGACATCAACAAGATGCCCGAGGGGCATCGGCCCTGGGCAACGCCCCGCCAGCTGCCGGTCGGGGTCGCCGACTTCGTGGGACGGGCCGATATCCTGGAGCGGATCGACACCTCTCTCAGAGAGGAGCAGCCCGACGGGATGACGATCGTCACCGTGACGGGACCGCCCGGCGTGGGCAAGAGCGCGATGGCCGTCCAGCTCGCGCACCGGGTGCGGGACCGCTTCCCCGGCGGTCAGTTGTTCGCGCGGCTGGGCAGGGGCGGCGAGCGGCGCGACCCCTCGGAGGTCCTGGCCGAACTGCTGGAGGCTACGGGGGTGAGCCGCCCCGTCATCCCGGCGGGCCAGGAACAGCGCGCGGCCATGTTCCGTTCCAGACTGGCCGACCGGCGCGTCCTGCTGCTCCTTGACGACGTGACCGACGTCGAGCAGGTACAGCCCCTCCTTCCCGGCATGCCGGGCTGCGCCGTGATCATCACCAGCCGGTACATGCTGTCCGCGCTTGCCGGGGCCGTCTCGACACACCTGGGCAACCTCACCGAGCCGGAATCGGTCGAGATGCTCGAGCGCCTGGTCGGGGAGAGACGGATCCGGCAGGAGGGAAAGGCGGCGGCGCGAATCACCACCGCCTGCGGTCACCTGCCGCTGGCGCTGCGGATCGTGGGGGCGAAGCTGAGCATGCAGCCGTTGGTGAGCCTCACATCGTTCGCGGACCGGCTGCGGGACCGGAACCGCCGTCTGGACGAGCTGAAGGTCGGCGGCCTCGACATGCGCCGTAGTCTGCGGCAGAGCTACATCGTGCTCGACCCGCCCGCTCGTGCCGCGTTCCGCCAGCTCGGTCTGGTGCCGGATGCCGAGGTCGCGCCCTGGGCGATGGCGGCGCTCACCGGCGGCGACGAGCGGCTGACGGACCAGCTCATCGAGGCCAACCTTCTGGAGCCGGTCGGGCTCAACGCGATGGACGATCCGACCTACCGCCTGCACCCTCTCTCGGCCCTCTACGCGACAGAACTCGCCGAGCAGGACCCCTCTTCCGTCACGGTGGCCCTGCGCCGCTACATCGACACACTGCTGGAGCTGGCCGCACGGGCCTCGCGGCAGCTACCCCACGCCGTCGGCCAGCTGCCGCTGGAACCCCTCTCCGGAGGCTGGCTTCTCCCGCACGACGCCGGCCGCGTGGAGGCCCAGCCGTGGAAGTGGCTCGTCACTGAGCGAGACCGGCTTCTCTCCGCGATCACGCATTGTTGCCGGTACCGTTGGCACGATCGGGCGGCACGGCTGGCCGAGATCGTCATCCCGCTCGCGAAACACCGTGACGATCTGGCGAAGCTGATCCAGGTGTCCATCATGGTGCGCAACGTCAGCTGGGCCAACGGCGACCAGCGGACCGGCTGGCGGGCCGAACACGGCCGCGCCATGCTCCTGTTCAGGCAGGGCAGGGTGGGGGAGGCGCGGAGGCTGCTCACCCAGTGCGTGAGCGCCTTCGAACGGCTTGAAGCCCTGCGGGAACTTCCCTTCAGCCTGGCCATGCTGGCCCACACCTGCGCGCTGCAGCAGGCGGCCGACGAGGCGCTGAAGCTCGCCGAACAGGCCCATGAGCTCGCCCGGTCATCCCCCGCCGCGCACGCCGAGATCCTCACGTCCGGGGTCATCGCCGACATCATGCTCGCCACGGAGCGCGAGGAGGAGGCGAGGAGCATCCTTGACAGGATGCTGGCGCGCGCTCGCGAACTCCGCGAGACCCGCTTCGAGGCGGTGACGTTGAACGCGCTCGGCCGTTGCCACCTCCAGGAGGGTGATCTACCGGCGGCGATCCTCCTGACCGAGGAGGCGCAGGCGCTCGCCGAGGTCGGCGACCGGTACGGCAGGGCGCGTCCCCTGGAGTTGATCAGCGCGGCCGAGCTGGCACGGGAGCGCCACGGGGAGGCGATGCGGTTCGCCGAGAACAGCCGGCGTGTCTTCGCCCGTCTCGGGGACGCTCGGGGAGAGGCCGAACTCGCCTGCCTGGAAGCGAGGATCCATCTCGCGGCCGGACGCCCCCGCGACGCCATCGCCCTGCTCGTGCCGAGCCTGAGCCGGCTCGATGAGCTGGGCGCCTACCGGGAGCAGGAGAACGGGGCGCGCGTCCTCGCCAGGGCGCACGCCGCACTCGGCGACCACCAGGCGTGGTGTCATGTCTCCGGCCAGGTCGACGGCCACAGCGGCGCTGCCTGA
- a CDS encoding MFS transporter, with translation MATEASTASTSESDPRRWLALLIVLTAVFMDQLDVTIVNVALPYMQRELNADYSIGQWILAGYALTYALFLVTGGRLGDIAGRRKTFLIGIAGFTVASMLAGLSWSGEVMVGARLLQGVFAALMVPQVLSVIQAMFPPRERIKAMGLLGVAIPAAALVGPFVGAVLTAGPGWRWIFWVNIPIGLLAFVGTLRVLPESRSDRPLRLDIPGVLLLGVASIMLMYPLVQGREMGWPTWAFVSMAASVPMFLLFGLHQRRHENDSPLVPPALFRNRSFVAGSILLTMVFSGIMSYVLVLVWGFQIMHGWSPLRMALVGLGWTVGLGVTANLAVRFGSRIGRRLIGTGLALMGTGMSLLILVIRQYGSATTTWQVFGCLFVAGLGTGLMVPILVDLILAGVPARDAGAGSGVANATIQLGGAIGVAIIGALFFGVAGTGPPDRAVWIEASWQSLFYNAGVFFVAILLVPFLPRRTRVLGDERASSVTP, from the coding sequence ATGGCGACGGAGGCATCGACCGCATCCACATCCGAATCGGATCCTCGTAGGTGGCTCGCGCTTCTCATTGTCCTCACGGCCGTTTTCATGGATCAGCTCGACGTGACGATTGTCAACGTCGCGCTGCCCTACATGCAGCGGGAGCTGAACGCGGACTATTCGATCGGGCAGTGGATCCTCGCCGGCTATGCCCTCACCTACGCGCTTTTCCTGGTCACGGGGGGACGGCTCGGGGACATCGCGGGGCGCAGAAAAACCTTCCTTATCGGTATCGCCGGATTCACCGTCGCGTCGATGCTGGCGGGCCTGTCGTGGAGCGGCGAGGTGATGGTCGGCGCACGCCTGCTCCAGGGGGTTTTCGCCGCGCTCATGGTGCCCCAGGTGCTGTCGGTGATTCAGGCGATGTTCCCGCCGCGTGAGCGCATCAAGGCGATGGGGCTGCTGGGGGTCGCCATCCCGGCCGCCGCCCTCGTCGGTCCCTTCGTCGGTGCCGTGCTCACGGCGGGGCCCGGCTGGCGGTGGATTTTCTGGGTGAACATCCCGATCGGCCTGCTCGCCTTCGTGGGAACCCTGCGAGTGTTGCCCGAGAGCAGGTCCGACCGCCCGCTCCGGTTGGACATCCCCGGTGTGCTCCTGCTCGGGGTCGCATCGATCATGCTCATGTACCCCCTGGTACAGGGGCGCGAGATGGGCTGGCCCACCTGGGCCTTCGTGTCGATGGCCGCCTCGGTGCCGATGTTCCTCCTCTTCGGACTCCATCAGCGACGGCACGAGAACGACTCCCCGCTCGTGCCCCCGGCGCTGTTTCGCAACCGGTCCTTCGTCGCCGGATCCATCCTGCTGACGATGGTCTTCTCCGGCATCATGTCCTACGTTCTCGTACTCGTGTGGGGCTTCCAGATCATGCATGGCTGGAGTCCGTTGCGCATGGCGCTGGTCGGTCTGGGCTGGACGGTCGGCCTCGGCGTTACCGCGAACCTGGCGGTCAGGTTCGGGTCGCGCATCGGCCGCAGGCTCATCGGGACCGGCCTCGCCCTCATGGGCACGGGGATGTCCCTGCTGATCCTCGTCATCAGGCAGTACGGCTCCGCCACCACGACCTGGCAGGTGTTCGGGTGCCTGTTCGTGGCCGGTCTGGGCACCGGACTGATGGTGCCCATCCTGGTGGACCTCATTCTCGCCGGTGTCCCGGCGCGTGACGCGGGTGCCGGGTCCGGTGTGGCGAACGCGACGATCCAACTGGGTGGGGCCATCGGGGTCGCGATCATCGGGGCGCTGTTCTTCGGGGTGGCGGGTACCGGCCCACCCGACCGGGCGGTCTGGATCGAGGCGTCCTGGCAGTCCCTGTTCTACAACGCCGGCGTGTTCTTTGTGGCGATCCTGCTGGTCCCATTCCTGCCTCGGCGCACCCGTGTACTCGGAGACGAGCGGGCCTCCTCTGTTACGCCATAA